The following coding sequences are from one Streptomyces angustmyceticus window:
- a CDS encoding LppU/SCO3897 family protein — translation MTTPPHGQQPYGQAPYGQQPYGQPPYGQSPYPQAPPAPQAPYGQPQGGYAYPQQPQAPYGQPQPGYPAPPQQPFMQGGAPVPPPQPAKRRSPKTILRIIGAALGAILLVVAWISSMDDASSAEVGDCVKKSSSSLDDGLEVVDCGTSGAQYKVTAVHDDTSDPTVCAANESAYTKSVHRRRGSDTHMVLCLTSAK, via the coding sequence ATGACGACGCCGCCTCACGGCCAGCAGCCATACGGCCAGGCACCGTACGGACAGCAGCCTTACGGGCAACCGCCCTACGGACAGAGCCCGTACCCGCAGGCACCGCCGGCGCCTCAGGCCCCCTACGGCCAGCCCCAGGGCGGATACGCCTACCCCCAGCAGCCGCAGGCTCCGTACGGGCAGCCCCAGCCGGGTTACCCCGCGCCGCCACAGCAGCCCTTCATGCAGGGCGGAGCTCCCGTACCGCCGCCCCAGCCCGCCAAGCGGCGTTCCCCCAAGACGATCCTGAGGATCATCGGAGCCGCTCTCGGAGCGATCCTCCTCGTCGTTGCCTGGATCAGCAGCATGGACGACGCGAGCAGTGCCGAGGTCGGCGATTGCGTGAAGAAGTCCAGCAGCTCGCTCGACGACGGCCTCGAGGTGGTGGATTGCGGCACCTCGGGAGCCCAGTACAAGGTGACCGCGGTGCACGATGACACCTCGGACCCGACCGTGTGCGCCGCCAACGAATCGGCGTACACCAAGAGCGTCCACCGGCGCAGGGGCTCCGACACTCACATGGTGCTCTGCCTGACCTCGGCGAAGTAA
- a CDS encoding CCA tRNA nucleotidyltransferase, which yields MPNANNDLPAPTAERTPQSTNALNHVQRRAVSELLRVSPVADDLARRFQEAGFTLALVGGSVRDALLGRLGNDLDFTTDARPEDVLKIVRPWADAVWEVGIAFGTVGCKKESFDIEVTTYRSEAYDRTSRKPEVSYGDSIEDDLVRRDFTVNAMAVLLPQKEFVDPHDGLEDLAARVLRTPGTPEESFSDDPLRMMRAARFAAQLDFEVAPEVVAAMKAMSDRIEIVSAERVRDELNKLVLSAHPREGLRLLVDSGLADKVLPELPALRLESDEHHRHKDVYEHSLTVLEQAIDLEENGPDLVLRLAALLHDIGKPRTRRFEKDGRVSFHHHEVVGAKMTKKRMTALKYSNDMVKDVSRLVELHLRFHGYGTGEWTDSAVRRYVRDAGPQLKRLHKLTRSDCTTRNKRKANALSRAYDGLEERIERLQEQEELEAIRPDLDGNEIMQVLGIRPGPEVGKAYKQMLELRLEHGPMERDAAIAALKEWWATQG from the coding sequence GTGCCGAACGCCAACAATGACCTCCCCGCCCCGACCGCCGAGCGGACCCCGCAGTCGACGAACGCGCTGAACCATGTGCAGCGCCGTGCCGTGAGCGAGCTGCTGAGGGTGTCCCCTGTCGCGGATGACCTGGCCCGTCGTTTCCAGGAGGCCGGGTTCACGCTTGCCCTGGTCGGCGGCTCGGTCCGGGACGCGTTGCTGGGCCGGCTCGGCAACGACCTCGACTTCACCACCGACGCCCGCCCCGAGGACGTGCTGAAGATCGTCCGGCCGTGGGCGGACGCGGTCTGGGAGGTGGGCATCGCCTTCGGGACGGTGGGCTGCAAGAAGGAATCGTTCGACATCGAGGTCACGACCTACCGTTCCGAGGCGTACGACCGCACCTCCCGCAAGCCGGAGGTGTCCTACGGCGATTCCATCGAGGACGACCTCGTGCGTCGGGACTTCACGGTGAACGCCATGGCGGTGCTGCTGCCGCAGAAGGAGTTCGTCGACCCGCACGACGGCCTGGAGGACCTGGCCGCGCGCGTGCTGCGCACGCCGGGGACGCCGGAGGAGTCCTTCTCCGACGACCCGCTGCGGATGATGCGCGCAGCCCGTTTCGCCGCTCAGCTGGACTTCGAGGTGGCTCCGGAGGTCGTCGCCGCGATGAAGGCGATGTCGGACCGCATCGAGATCGTTTCCGCGGAGCGGGTACGGGACGAGCTGAACAAGCTGGTCCTGTCGGCGCACCCGCGCGAGGGACTGCGGCTGCTCGTCGATTCGGGCCTGGCCGACAAGGTCCTGCCCGAGCTGCCCGCGCTGCGGCTGGAGAGTGACGAGCATCACCGCCACAAGGACGTCTACGAGCACTCGCTGACGGTCCTGGAGCAGGCGATCGATCTTGAGGAGAACGGGCCCGATCTCGTCCTGCGCCTGGCGGCCCTCCTGCACGACATCGGCAAGCCCCGGACGCGGCGTTTCGAGAAGGACGGTCGGGTCTCCTTCCACCACCACGAGGTGGTGGGCGCGAAGATGACCAAGAAGCGGATGACCGCCCTGAAGTACTCCAATGACATGGTCAAGGACGTCTCGCGACTGGTGGAGCTGCATCTGCGCTTCCACGGTTACGGGACGGGAGAGTGGACGGATTCCGCCGTCCGGCGGTATGTACGGGACGCCGGCCCGCAGCTGAAGCGGCTCCACAAGCTGACGCGCTCGGACTGCACCACGCGGAACAAGCGCAAGGCCAATGCCCTGTCGCGCGCCTATGACGGGCTCGAGGAGCGCATCGAGCGCCTGCAGGAGCAGGAAGAGCTGGAGGCGATCCGCCCGGACCTGGACGGCAACGAGATCATGCAGGTCTTGGGGATCCGCCCGGGCCCCGAGGTCGGCAAGGCGTACAAGCAGATGCTGGAGCTCCGGCTGGAGCACGGGCCGATGGAGCGGGATGCCGCGATCGCCGCTCTGAAGGAGTGGTGGGCCACCCAGGGCTGA
- a CDS encoding DUF6049 family protein, producing MGLLQVPHASSAQAAPTGSRTVDVTIDSMSPSTPAKGDTVSVSGTLTNDGRSTITDAHVGMHRGTPLGGRSSIETASRRTGYLPGTDGKEIKGHTEKIGKLEPGASRSFSISVPVKDLGLNDNGVYQIGISLSGRSQAAPYGEVLGFDRTFLPWQTASGGKKTQLTYMWPLISPTHLTAETDADAQQTPVFRNDDLAAELAPGGRLQQMVALAKNLPVTFVIDPDLLATVDAMTKSYRVNGPDGPMGKNQAVAKQWLHDLEEAVKTHEVVALPFADPDLASLAHHGRHVPSALSHLGPATDLADKTVDTILGVKPRTDFAWPVDGVIDSSIVDVATSAGAHNVITRSDSLRDADRLSYTPTAARPIGGGNTAVVADAQLSRAFEGDMSKTGNSAHAVQEFLAQTQMINLEDPGRQRSIVVAPQRMPSVSQAHAMATALRNLDESGSWAQSLSLGSAAKAKPDPSASRRVPSGAAYPSSLRRQELPVSAFRQIQGTQSALDDFQVILAQPERVVTPFGNAMMREMSTEWRGDATGARTYRHSVRNYLDGLTKKVHLIQKSGATLSGRSATIPVTVQNNLVQGVKDMTLKLSSSQPNRLDAGKSQQITVDGGHSQSFKFDTTANANGRAWVTAQLYTADGKPYGEPMMFQVNVTEITATVMLVIAGGVLLLVLAGVRIYLQRKRAAARRPEDGSDGDEPDDGAGTDGDNGGTDGDEPEQPSDPTPDTGSESSDPSGSGEKVDR from the coding sequence ATGGGATTGCTCCAGGTTCCGCATGCCTCTTCCGCCCAGGCGGCCCCGACCGGCTCCCGCACCGTCGACGTCACCATCGACTCGATGTCCCCGTCCACTCCCGCCAAGGGCGACACGGTCTCCGTCTCCGGCACGCTGACCAATGACGGCCGCAGCACGATCACGGACGCGCATGTCGGCATGCACCGGGGAACCCCGCTCGGCGGGCGTAGCTCCATCGAGACCGCGTCGCGCCGTACCGGCTACCTGCCGGGCACGGACGGCAAGGAGATCAAGGGGCACACCGAGAAGATCGGCAAGCTGGAGCCCGGCGCAAGCCGGTCCTTCAGCATCAGCGTGCCGGTCAAGGATCTCGGCCTCAATGACAACGGCGTGTACCAGATCGGTATCTCTCTGTCAGGGCGCTCGCAGGCGGCGCCCTACGGAGAGGTGCTCGGCTTCGACCGGACTTTCCTGCCCTGGCAGACGGCCAGTGGCGGCAAGAAGACGCAGCTCACGTACATGTGGCCGCTGATCTCCCCCACCCACCTCACCGCCGAGACGGACGCCGACGCCCAGCAGACGCCGGTCTTCCGCAACGACGACCTCGCTGCCGAGCTCGCCCCCGGAGGCCGGCTGCAGCAGATGGTCGCGCTCGCCAAGAACCTGCCGGTGACCTTCGTCATCGACCCCGACCTGCTCGCGACCGTCGACGCGATGACCAAGTCGTACCGGGTGAACGGCCCGGACGGCCCCATGGGCAAGAACCAGGCGGTCGCCAAGCAGTGGCTGCACGACCTCGAGGAAGCGGTCAAGACGCACGAGGTCGTCGCGCTGCCCTTCGCCGATCCCGACCTGGCCTCGCTCGCCCACCACGGCAGGCACGTGCCCAGCGCACTCAGCCACCTCGGCCCGGCCACCGACCTCGCCGACAAGACCGTGGACACGATCCTCGGCGTCAAGCCCCGCACCGACTTCGCCTGGCCCGTCGACGGAGTGATCGACTCGTCCATCGTGGATGTCGCGACGTCCGCCGGCGCACACAACGTGATCACCCGCAGCGACAGCCTGCGCGACGCCGACCGGCTCTCCTACACCCCGACGGCGGCCCGCCCCATCGGCGGCGGCAACACCGCCGTCGTCGCGGACGCGCAGCTCTCACGGGCCTTCGAGGGCGATATGTCGAAGACGGGAAACTCCGCCCACGCGGTCCAGGAGTTCCTCGCCCAGACTCAGATGATCAACCTTGAGGACCCGGGCCGGCAGCGCAGCATCGTGGTCGCGCCGCAGCGCATGCCGTCGGTCAGCCAGGCCCACGCCATGGCCACCGCCCTGCGGAACCTGGACGAGTCCGGCAGCTGGGCCCAGTCGCTGAGCCTCGGGAGCGCGGCCAAGGCCAAGCCCGACCCCTCGGCCAGCCGACGCGTGCCGAGCGGCGCCGCCTACCCGTCCTCGCTGCGCAGGCAGGAACTCCCCGTCAGCGCCTTCAGGCAGATCCAGGGCACCCAGTCCGCCCTGGACGACTTCCAGGTGATTCTGGCCCAGCCGGAACGCGTGGTGACCCCGTTCGGCAACGCCATGATGCGGGAGATGTCGACGGAGTGGCGGGGCGATGCCACCGGCGCCCGAACGTACCGGCACTCCGTGCGCAACTACCTCGACGGCCTGACCAAGAAGGTCCACCTGATCCAGAAGTCGGGGGCGACGCTCTCCGGGCGCAGCGCCACGATTCCGGTGACGGTGCAGAACAACCTGGTCCAGGGCGTCAAGGACATGACGCTGAAACTGTCCTCGTCCCAGCCCAACCGCCTGGACGCGGGGAAGTCGCAGCAGATCACCGTGGACGGCGGGCACAGCCAGTCGTTCAAGTTCGACACCACGGCGAACGCCAACGGCCGGGCATGGGTGACCGCCCAGCTCTACACGGCGGACGGGAAGCCCTACGGTGAGCCGATGATGTTCCAGGTGAACGTCACGGAGATCACCGCAACGGTGATGCTCGTCATCGCGGGCGGTGTGCTGCTGCTCGTCCTCGCCGGTGTGCGGATCTACCTCCAGCGCAAGCGGGCGGCCGCCCGGCGGCCCGAGGACGGGTCCGATGGCGACGAGCCCGATGACGGCGCCGGCACGGACGGCGACAACGGCGGCACCGATGGCGACGAGCCGGAGCAGCCGAGTGACCCCACGCCGGACACCGGATCGGAAAGCTCCGACCCGTCCGGCTCAGGTGAGAAGGTGGACCGTTGA
- the murJ gene encoding murein biosynthesis integral membrane protein MurJ codes for MNAPYDGDRGRGANGDPAGPVPPTPPPPADQDPYAQDPYVQDAYRNDPHRAQDPTAQDPVAEALYDRAAHPPPPPGQPAHPLYQQPAAGPHTPDPQLWATPPPPEPQGPSRNLPYGDAAATTQFVGVDDLITQAADERPEADAFAHLFRDQQSYEPQQAVPASAGPAVAGAVPGPEAVPQQPAPEPEPTPVAAAGKPSGGRASGLLKSSAVMAAGTMVSRLTGFIRSALIVAALGGAVLGDSWQVAYQLPTMIFILTIGGGLNSVFVPQLVRAMKEDEDGGEAYANRLLTLVIVVLGVLTVLAVVAAPLLVKLVSFDISRDPAANEVAVAFTRYCVPTIFFMGLHVVMGQILNARGRFGAMMWTPVLNNIVMIATFGLFIWVYGTAKTSHIGVTTIPDEGIRLLGIGTLLGLVVQALAMIPYLRDAEFKLRLRFDWRGHGLGKAAKLAKWTVLFVLANQAGVLVVTQLSTWAGNTANDQGHPGTGFISYASAQLIWNMPQAIITVSVMAALLPRLARSAHDGDTGAVRDDMSQGLRTSAVAIVPISFGFLSLGIPLCTLVYGSSGAGVPMGYMLMAFGVGLIPFSVQYVVLRAFYAYEDTRTPFYNTVIVAAVNAAASGLCFLVLPARWAVVGMAASYGLAYIIGVGVAWRRLSKRMDGDLDTAHVVRTYARLAGASIPATIISGAVVYGIMQALGTGVLGSLAALIAGAAALLAVFYVAARKMRIEELNALVGMVRSKLGR; via the coding sequence ATGAATGCGCCGTACGACGGTGACCGGGGCCGGGGCGCCAACGGCGACCCCGCGGGACCGGTCCCTCCGACGCCCCCGCCGCCAGCGGACCAGGACCCGTACGCCCAGGACCCCTATGTCCAGGACGCCTACCGCAACGACCCGCACCGCGCCCAGGACCCGACGGCTCAGGACCCGGTGGCCGAGGCCCTCTACGACCGCGCCGCGCACCCCCCGCCGCCTCCGGGGCAGCCCGCGCACCCGCTCTATCAGCAGCCCGCCGCGGGCCCCCACACACCGGACCCGCAGCTGTGGGCCACGCCCCCGCCGCCCGAGCCGCAGGGTCCGTCCCGCAATCTCCCGTACGGCGACGCCGCCGCGACGACGCAGTTCGTGGGCGTGGACGACCTGATCACCCAGGCGGCCGACGAACGTCCGGAGGCGGACGCCTTCGCGCACCTCTTCCGCGACCAGCAGTCGTACGAGCCCCAGCAGGCCGTTCCGGCATCGGCCGGCCCCGCGGTGGCCGGTGCGGTGCCCGGACCGGAGGCCGTGCCGCAGCAGCCCGCACCGGAGCCGGAGCCGACACCTGTGGCAGCGGCCGGCAAGCCCTCCGGGGGCCGCGCCTCCGGCCTGCTGAAGTCCAGCGCGGTGATGGCCGCCGGCACGATGGTGTCGCGTCTCACGGGCTTCATCCGCTCGGCGCTGATCGTCGCGGCCCTCGGTGGCGCGGTCCTCGGTGACTCCTGGCAGGTCGCCTACCAGCTGCCGACGATGATCTTCATCCTGACCATCGGCGGTGGCCTCAACTCCGTCTTCGTCCCGCAGCTGGTGCGGGCGATGAAGGAGGACGAGGACGGCGGTGAGGCCTACGCCAACCGGCTGCTGACGCTGGTGATCGTGGTGCTCGGCGTGCTCACGGTCCTGGCGGTCGTGGCGGCGCCGCTGCTGGTGAAACTGGTCTCGTTCGACATCTCACGTGACCCGGCGGCCAACGAGGTCGCCGTCGCGTTCACCCGCTACTGCGTACCCACGATCTTCTTCATGGGTCTGCATGTCGTGATGGGACAGATCCTCAACGCCCGCGGCCGCTTCGGCGCGATGATGTGGACCCCCGTCCTGAACAACATCGTCATGATCGCCACCTTCGGCCTGTTCATCTGGGTCTACGGCACGGCGAAGACCTCACACATCGGCGTCACCACCATCCCCGACGAGGGCATCCGGCTCCTGGGGATCGGCACCCTCCTCGGGCTCGTCGTCCAGGCCCTGGCGATGATTCCCTACCTGCGCGACGCCGAATTCAAGCTCCGGCTCCGCTTCGACTGGCGCGGCCACGGCCTGGGCAAGGCCGCCAAGCTCGCCAAGTGGACCGTGCTGTTCGTGCTTGCCAACCAGGCGGGCGTGCTCGTGGTCACCCAGCTCTCCACCTGGGCCGGCAACACCGCCAACGATCAGGGTCACCCGGGCACCGGCTTCATCTCGTACGCCAGCGCCCAGCTGATCTGGAACATGCCACAGGCGATCATCACCGTCTCCGTCATGGCCGCGCTGCTGCCGCGGCTGGCGCGCTCCGCGCACGACGGTGACACCGGTGCCGTCCGCGACGACATGTCGCAGGGCCTGCGCACGTCCGCCGTCGCGATCGTCCCGATCTCGTTCGGCTTCCTCTCCCTCGGCATCCCGCTGTGCACGCTGGTCTACGGCTCGTCCGGCGCCGGCGTCCCGATGGGCTACATGCTGATGGCCTTCGGTGTGGGGCTGATCCCCTTCTCGGTGCAGTACGTCGTGCTGCGCGCCTTCTACGCCTACGAGGACACCCGCACGCCCTTCTACAACACGGTGATCGTCGCGGCCGTCAACGCCGCGGCCTCCGGTCTGTGCTTCCTGGTCCTGCCCGCCCGCTGGGCCGTGGTGGGCATGGCGGCGTCCTACGGCCTGGCGTACATCATCGGCGTGGGTGTGGCCTGGCGTCGTCTGAGCAAGCGGATGGACGGCGACCTGGACACAGCCCACGTCGTGCGGACCTACGCGCGGCTGGCGGGTGCCAGCATCCCGGCGACGATCATCTCCGGAGCCGTGGTGTACGGCATCATGCAGGCACTCGGCACCGGCGTCCTCGGATCGCTGGCCGCTCTGATCGCCGGTGCCGCCGCACTTCTGGCCGTGTTTTACGTGGCCGCACGCAAAATGCGCATCGAGGAACTGAACGCCCTGGTCGGCATGGTCCGGTCGAAGCTTGGGCGTTGA
- a CDS encoding protein kinase family protein translates to MAERSTAAVDVADTSGEEPLTAKAGKATDDGAKAEKVSGREKDAEGTDEERAAAIEAQPPELHSGHKLARRYRLEECVTRLDGFSSWRAVDEKLRRAVGVHILPADHPRARPVLSAARSSALLGDPRFVQVLDAVEENDLVYVVHEWLPDATELTTVLANGPLEPHDAYQLVSQVSQAMAAAHREGLSHLRITPGSVLRTESGQYRIRGLAVMAALRGITCEHPQRTDTEAIGALLYAALTQRWPYENDAHGLTGLPKGVGLIAPDQVRAGVHRGLSELAMRALINDGATASRQEQPCTTPEELAKAVAAMPRIRPPETAFTQPPPYQRTGYQQGSYGQSPARATQSTRVTQPVATPPPPLQSRTGRALKWSVSALLIAALGLGSWQLADTLLKREKDQEDPRNSQTHGGTKKKPAKPLSIAGVTEFSPLAEPFHGKNASSVSDGDPSTAWVTLRFLGWPNFGNLPNRKEGSGVVIDLGSTKEVSGVDVSMYRPGQTAEVLAADPSASGPTNLSDFPQRLSKLSKAGDKLSVKPDKPVKTRYVLIHITELPSDGGSDGYRGGISEVKVTG, encoded by the coding sequence GTGGCGGAACGGAGCACGGCTGCCGTCGACGTGGCAGACACGAGCGGTGAGGAACCGCTGACCGCCAAGGCGGGTAAGGCCACGGACGACGGTGCTAAGGCCGAGAAGGTATCCGGCAGGGAAAAAGACGCCGAGGGCACCGACGAGGAGCGTGCCGCGGCGATCGAAGCCCAGCCACCGGAACTGCACAGCGGCCACAAGCTTGCCAGACGCTACCGCCTCGAGGAGTGCGTCACCCGTCTGGACGGATTCAGCAGCTGGCGCGCGGTCGACGAAAAGCTGCGCCGCGCCGTCGGCGTGCATATCCTCCCGGCCGACCACCCGCGGGCCAGGCCGGTGCTCTCCGCCGCCCGTTCCTCGGCGCTGCTGGGCGACCCCCGGTTCGTGCAGGTTCTGGACGCGGTCGAGGAGAACGACCTCGTCTACGTGGTCCACGAGTGGCTGCCGGACGCCACCGAGCTCACCACGGTGCTCGCCAACGGCCCGCTGGAGCCGCACGATGCCTACCAGCTCGTCAGCCAGGTTTCCCAGGCCATGGCAGCCGCGCACCGCGAGGGCCTGTCCCACCTGCGGATCACGCCCGGCTCGGTCCTGCGCACGGAGTCCGGGCAGTACCGCATCCGTGGTCTGGCGGTCATGGCGGCGCTGCGCGGCATCACCTGCGAGCACCCGCAGCGCACGGACACCGAGGCGATCGGGGCGCTGCTCTACGCCGCGCTGACCCAACGCTGGCCGTACGAGAACGATGCTCATGGCCTCACCGGCCTGCCCAAGGGTGTCGGGCTGATCGCGCCCGATCAGGTGCGCGCCGGTGTGCACCGCGGGCTCTCCGAACTCGCCATGCGCGCTCTGATCAACGACGGTGCCACGGCCTCCCGCCAGGAGCAGCCGTGCACCACCCCGGAGGAGCTGGCCAAGGCCGTGGCGGCCATGCCGCGCATCCGGCCCCCGGAGACCGCCTTCACCCAGCCGCCGCCCTACCAGCGGACGGGATACCAGCAGGGCAGCTACGGACAGTCGCCGGCCCGCGCCACCCAGTCGACCCGGGTGACTCAGCCCGTCGCCACTCCGCCGCCGCCGCTGCAGAGCCGCACCGGGCGGGCGCTGAAGTGGTCCGTCTCCGCGCTGCTCATCGCGGCGCTGGGACTGGGCAGCTGGCAGCTGGCGGACACCCTGCTGAAGCGTGAGAAGGACCAAGAGGACCCGCGGAACTCGCAGACGCACGGCGGCACGAAGAAGAAGCCCGCCAAGCCTCTGTCGATCGCCGGAGTCACCGAATTCTCGCCGCTCGCGGAGCCCTTCCACGGCAAGAACGCCTCCAGCGTGTCGGACGGCGACCCGTCGACGGCATGGGTGACCCTGCGTTTCCTGGGCTGGCCGAACTTCGGAAACCTGCCGAACCGCAAGGAGGGCAGCGGCGTCGTCATAGACCTCGGGAGCACCAAGGAGGTCTCCGGCGTCGACGTCAGCATGTACCGCCCGGGACAGACCGCGGAAGTGCTGGCCGCGGATCCTTCCGCTTCCGGCCCGACGAACCTCAGCGACTTCCCCCAGCGGCTCTCCAAGCTCTCGAAGGCCGGGGACAAGCTGTCGGTAAAGCCCGACAAGCCCGTGAAGACGCGGTACGTCCTGATCCACATCACGGAGCTGCCGAGTGACGGGGGCTCGGACGGGTACCGCGGCGGCATCTCCGAAGTGAAGGTGACCGGCTGA
- the sigM gene encoding RNA polymerase sigma factor SigM, which translates to MSSLDDCSDQDLLTRHVAGDPDAFGEIVRRHRDRLWAVAMRTLGDREEAADAVQDALVSAYRAAHTFRGQSAVTTWLHRITVNACLDRARKAASRRTSPLAETERLEQLLEPEESASAPAERQDLHRELIGALRTLPEEQRAALVLVDMQGYPVAEAAAILEIPTGTVKSRCARGRARLLPLVTHLRADAGDSEAPGRGRNRAQGTSVPPTAEPKDTGAVKGGGGRA; encoded by the coding sequence GTGAGCTCGTTGGACGACTGCAGCGATCAAGATCTCCTCACTCGCCACGTCGCCGGCGACCCCGACGCGTTCGGGGAAATCGTCCGACGCCACCGTGACCGGCTCTGGGCCGTGGCAATGCGCACCCTCGGTGATCGCGAAGAAGCTGCCGACGCCGTCCAGGACGCCCTGGTCTCCGCCTACCGCGCCGCTCATACCTTCCGCGGCCAGTCCGCGGTGACGACGTGGCTCCACCGCATCACGGTCAATGCCTGTCTTGACCGGGCCCGTAAGGCCGCCTCACGGCGCACCTCACCCCTCGCCGAGACCGAGCGGCTGGAGCAGCTCCTCGAACCCGAGGAGTCAGCCTCGGCACCCGCCGAGCGTCAGGACCTCCACCGGGAGCTGATCGGGGCGCTCCGCACGCTTCCCGAGGAACAGCGTGCCGCGCTCGTCCTCGTCGATATGCAGGGCTACCCCGTCGCGGAAGCGGCGGCGATCCTCGAGATCCCCACCGGAACGGTGAAAAGCCGCTGCGCACGAGGCCGTGCCAGGCTCCTTCCGTTGGTCACCCATCTGCGCGCCGATGCCGGGGATAGTGAAGCCCCGGGCAGGGGAAGGAACCGGGCGCAGGGGACATCCGTCCCACCGACGGCAGAGCCGAAGGACACAGGTGCCGTGAAGGGCGGAGGTGGGCGAGCGTGA
- the trxB gene encoding thioredoxin-disulfide reductase — MSDVRNVIIIGSGPAGYTAALYTARASLKPLVFEGAVTAGGALMNTTDVENFPGFRDGIMGPDLMDNMRAQAERFGAELVPDDIVSVDLSEEIKTVTDTAGNVHRAKTVIVSTGSQHRKLGLPREDELSGRGVSWCATCDGFFFKDQDIAVIGGGDTAMEEATFLSRFAKSVTVVHRRDTLRASKAMQERAFADPKIKFVWDSEVAEIHGESKLSGLTLRNRTTGETSELPVTGLFIAIGHDPRTELFKGQLKLDDEGYLKVDAPSTRTNLTGVFAAGDVVDHTYRQAITAAGTGCSAALDAERFLAALSDSEASEPDKTASV, encoded by the coding sequence GTGAGCGACGTCCGCAACGTGATCATCATCGGCTCCGGGCCCGCGGGCTACACCGCAGCGCTCTACACCGCCCGCGCGTCCCTGAAGCCGCTGGTCTTCGAAGGTGCCGTCACCGCCGGAGGCGCGCTGATGAACACCACTGACGTGGAGAACTTCCCCGGTTTCCGCGACGGCATCATGGGGCCGGACCTCATGGACAACATGCGCGCCCAGGCGGAGCGCTTCGGCGCCGAGCTGGTGCCGGACGACATCGTCTCGGTGGACCTCTCCGAGGAGATCAAGACCGTCACGGACACCGCCGGCAATGTGCACCGGGCGAAGACCGTGATCGTCAGCACCGGCTCCCAGCACCGCAAGCTCGGCCTCCCCCGCGAGGACGAGCTATCCGGCCGTGGCGTCTCCTGGTGCGCCACCTGTGACGGGTTCTTCTTCAAGGACCAGGACATCGCCGTCATCGGCGGAGGCGACACCGCGATGGAGGAGGCCACCTTCCTCTCCCGCTTCGCCAAGTCGGTCACGGTGGTCCACCGCCGCGACACCCTGCGGGCCAGCAAGGCGATGCAGGAGCGTGCCTTCGCCGACCCGAAGATCAAGTTTGTGTGGGACAGCGAGGTCGCCGAGATCCACGGTGAGAGCAAGCTCTCCGGTCTGACGCTGCGCAACCGCACCACGGGCGAGACGTCCGAGCTCCCCGTCACCGGTCTCTTCATCGCGATCGGCCACGACCCGCGGACCGAGCTGTTCAAGGGACAGCTGAAGCTCGACGACGAGGGCTACCTCAAGGTCGATGCGCCCAGCACGCGGACCAACCTCACGGGCGTCTTCGCCGCCGGCGACGTTGTCGACCACACCTACCGCCAGGCGATCACCGCGGCCGGCACGGGCTGCTCCGCCGCTCTCGACGCCGAGCGGTTCCTCGCTGCGCTGTCGGACAGCGAGGCGTCCGAGCCGGACAAGACCGCTTCGGTCTGA